The Denitrificimonas caeni genome has a segment encoding these proteins:
- a CDS encoding MotA/TolQ/ExbB proton channel family protein — protein MPAWFISMGPLGWPLALCSLLALALVFERLSVFLQLQPISQKTLTDSAAVCLTCTQQPCHKRPKGWRYGLALLERHASLAAAQREEVLGCWLQEERCRLNRHLRVLQMVGVLAPMLGLLGTVLGMVTMFAGIAEQNSPVTPALLADGLWQALYTTVWGLVIAIPALAAGQGFSFWAERYLERVQILLNRCHLAFNGLDLGLLDSASEQASLQWEAA, from the coding sequence ATGCCTGCCTGGTTTATCAGTATGGGGCCGCTGGGTTGGCCCCTCGCTTTGTGTTCATTGCTAGCGCTAGCGCTGGTATTTGAACGCTTGAGTGTGTTTTTACAGCTGCAACCCATCAGTCAAAAAACCCTGACTGACAGTGCCGCAGTGTGTTTGACATGCACCCAGCAGCCTTGCCATAAGCGCCCGAAAGGCTGGCGCTACGGTTTGGCGTTGCTGGAGCGCCATGCCAGCTTGGCCGCAGCGCAACGTGAAGAAGTTTTGGGCTGCTGGCTGCAAGAAGAACGCTGCCGTTTGAACCGGCATTTGCGGGTTTTGCAAATGGTTGGAGTGCTTGCGCCAATGCTGGGCTTGCTGGGTACGGTGTTGGGCATGGTGACTATGTTTGCCGGAATTGCCGAACAAAACAGCCCAGTGACGCCGGCTTTATTGGCCGATGGCTTATGGCAAGCCTTGTACACCACTGTTTGGGGTTTAGTGATTGCCATTCCTGCGCTGGCGGCGGGGCAGGGCTTTAGTTTCTGGGCTGAGCGCTATTTGGAGCGGGTGCAGATTTTGCTCAACCGTTGCCATCTAGCCTTTAACGGCTTGGATCTGGGCTTGCTCGACAGCGCGTCAGAGCAAGCCAGCCTGCAATGGGAGGCGGCATGA
- a CDS encoding hemin-degrading factor, producing MRGCLRRPSYPSSHSKYEAFRDFGNEQPRLRARNAAQHLSVSEAELLACRVGEDALLLRPDWSELLPALLSLGEVMVLTRNEHCVHERHGFYRDTTVMANGKMGIVVSADIDLRLFLSGWHSAFALTEEGQRGTQRSLQFFDRQGVAVHKVYLTDNSDLTAWAALLTRFAAPEQVTELALEPAAEKPAELADSEIDVDSLRARWARLKDTHHFFALLKKMHTTRTQALRLAGAEWAERLSTAALPQLFAQAADQQLAIMVFVGNDHCVQIHSGTVTNLRWVGDWFNVLDPEFSMHLKANAVTQLWRVRKPTTDGVITSWEAYDAQGNLVVQLYGVRKPGLAECENWRALAESFPALTLLED from the coding sequence ATTAGGGGCTGCTTACGCCGCCCTAGCTATCCATCCTCGCACTCAAAGTACGAGGCTTTCCGCGATTTTGGTAACGAGCAGCCCCGCTTAAGAGCGCGTAACGCTGCGCAGCATTTATCCGTGAGTGAAGCAGAGTTATTGGCTTGCCGAGTGGGCGAGGACGCACTGTTATTGCGCCCAGATTGGTCAGAGTTGCTGCCGGCTTTATTGAGCTTAGGTGAAGTGATGGTGCTGACCCGCAATGAGCATTGTGTTCATGAACGCCATGGTTTTTACCGTGACACCACGGTTATGGCCAACGGCAAAATGGGCATTGTGGTTTCCGCAGATATTGATTTGCGTTTGTTTTTAAGTGGTTGGCACAGCGCCTTTGCCTTGACCGAAGAAGGCCAGCGCGGCACGCAGCGCAGCCTGCAGTTTTTTGATCGACAAGGGGTTGCCGTGCACAAGGTGTACCTCACAGATAACAGCGACTTAACTGCGTGGGCGGCATTGTTGACGCGCTTTGCGGCACCTGAGCAAGTGACCGAACTGGCCCTGGAGCCGGCTGCAGAAAAGCCTGCGGAGTTGGCTGACAGCGAAATTGATGTGGATAGCCTAAGGGCGCGTTGGGCGCGATTAAAAGATACCCACCACTTTTTTGCCTTGCTGAAAAAAATGCACACCACCCGTACGCAAGCTTTGCGTCTGGCCGGTGCCGAATGGGCAGAGCGTTTATCCACAGCCGCCTTGCCACAGTTATTTGCTCAAGCGGCAGATCAGCAGTTAGCCATTATGGTGTTTGTTGGCAATGACCACTGTGTACAGATTCACAGCGGCACAGTGACCAACCTGCGCTGGGTCGGGGATTGGTTCAATGTGCTTGATCCTGAGTTCAGCATGCATTTAAAAGCCAATGCAGTTACCCAGTTATGGCGGGTGCGCAAACCCACCACGGACGGCGTAATCACCAGTTGGGAGGCGTACGATGCGCAGGGCAACTTAGTGGTGCAGTTGTATGGCGTGCGTAAACCAGGGCTGGCCGAGTGTGAAAACTGGCGCGCGCTGGCTGAGAGCTTTCCTGCGTTAACTTTGCTGGAGGACTAG
- a CDS encoding RNA-guided endonuclease InsQ/TnpB family protein → MIKHTKTLKVRIRDKHRPLLNSMARSVNFVWNFVNELSQRSIKERGVFLSAYDVQKYTNGAGKDLGLHSQTVQRIAAEYVTRRKQFNKARLNWRKSGGVRRSLGWIPVNTAAAQWKNGQVYHNGHYFNVWDSFGLSQYKFRSASFNEDARGRWYFNVVVDVQAEIPAGQDRIGIDLGLTDTATCSDGTKLEAGRFYRGLEEKLAIAQRARNKTQVKTIHAKIANRRKDTLHKFSRTLVNRCGEIYVGNVSSLKLVKTKMAKSVLDAGWGQLKTMLDYKCAHAGIVFKEVNEAYTTQTCSSCGSLPESRPRGIAGLGIREWTCSACGVTHSDRDVNAAKNILAVGHGRLAVGIPAL, encoded by the coding sequence ATGATAAAGCACACCAAAACATTAAAAGTTCGCATTCGAGATAAGCACCGACCACTGCTAAACAGCATGGCTCGAAGTGTCAATTTCGTCTGGAACTTTGTCAATGAATTAAGCCAGCGCTCGATTAAAGAGCGTGGTGTGTTTTTGTCTGCCTATGATGTTCAGAAATATACCAATGGCGCAGGTAAGGACTTAGGGCTACACAGCCAAACAGTGCAGCGTATTGCAGCTGAGTATGTCACGCGCCGCAAACAGTTTAATAAGGCGCGGTTGAATTGGCGCAAATCGGGTGGTGTCAGGCGTTCACTTGGCTGGATTCCCGTTAATACGGCTGCGGCACAGTGGAAAAATGGTCAGGTCTACCACAACGGCCACTACTTCAACGTGTGGGACAGTTTTGGCTTGAGCCAATACAAGTTTCGCTCTGCCAGTTTTAACGAAGATGCCCGTGGCCGCTGGTATTTTAATGTGGTGGTTGATGTGCAGGCTGAAATCCCAGCAGGTCAAGACCGTATCGGTATTGATCTTGGCTTAACCGACACCGCCACCTGCTCGGACGGCACAAAGCTGGAGGCGGGTCGCTTCTATCGGGGTCTTGAGGAAAAATTAGCCATAGCACAACGGGCGAGAAATAAAACCCAAGTCAAAACCATTCACGCCAAGATTGCTAACCGTAGAAAAGATACGCTGCACAAGTTCAGTCGCACGTTGGTCAACCGCTGCGGCGAAATCTATGTCGGCAATGTCAGTAGTTTAAAACTCGTTAAAACCAAGATGGCCAAGTCAGTGTTGGACGCTGGCTGGGGTCAATTAAAAACAATGTTGGACTATAAGTGCGCTCACGCAGGCATTGTTTTTAAGGAAGTCAACGAGGCATACACCACCCAAACCTGTTCGAGTTGTGGCAGTTTGCCCGAATCGAGGCCGAGAGGTATCGCAGGGCTTGGAATAAGAGAATGGACGTGCAGTGCGTGTGGTGTCACGCACAGCGACCGCGATGTAAACGCGGCCAAGAACATTCTCGCGGTCGGGCATGGCCGTCTAGCTGTAGGAATCCCCGCCCTTTAG
- a CDS encoding asparaginase, translating into MLDVPNITFFALGGTVSAHHPDRLELCDYRSGYYRATDFLEALPELTTVANIDWVQLHNVTSTAIDTAHWFDLKERIEQCLLQQDAVVISQGTNTLEETAYFLHLTLNTSKPVIITGAQKPFSALGSDAYFNLLNSFQVAACPQAAGQGVLVVMNNKIYSAQDVSKTHTYHVESFQAANTGPVGRIEANHQVHFMHSSLSAHTLNSPFRTVTTPARIPYVPIIYSHAGADHQLLEALLAQTQLDGVVIAGTGAGRCSPAEEQAVAKIRARGIPVVMSSRVGAGAVLPIECYRDLDLLTLGDLPPQKARIWLLLHLLSQAQAA; encoded by the coding sequence GTGCTTGATGTGCCCAATATCACTTTTTTTGCCTTAGGCGGGACTGTTTCAGCCCATCACCCTGACCGCTTAGAACTCTGTGACTATCGCTCAGGGTATTACCGTGCGACGGACTTTCTCGAAGCGCTTCCTGAGCTGACCACTGTGGCCAATATTGATTGGGTACAGCTGCACAACGTCACCAGCACTGCCATTGATACTGCGCACTGGTTCGACTTAAAAGAACGCATTGAGCAATGCCTGCTGCAACAAGATGCGGTGGTGATTAGCCAAGGCACCAACACCTTGGAAGAAACTGCTTACTTTTTGCACCTGACCTTAAACACCAGCAAGCCTGTGATTATTACCGGGGCGCAAAAACCTTTCTCAGCCCTTGGCAGTGATGCCTATTTTAATTTGCTCAATAGCTTTCAGGTGGCAGCCTGCCCGCAAGCTGCTGGGCAAGGGGTGCTGGTGGTGATGAATAACAAAATCTACTCAGCGCAAGATGTGAGTAAAACCCACACCTATCATGTAGAAAGTTTCCAAGCCGCCAACACCGGGCCAGTGGGCCGCATTGAAGCCAACCATCAGGTTCACTTTATGCACAGCTCACTCTCTGCGCATACGCTAAACAGCCCGTTTCGGACGGTCACAACCCCTGCGCGCATACCCTATGTGCCGATTATCTATTCCCACGCGGGGGCTGACCATCAGCTGTTAGAAGCCTTATTGGCGCAGACACAATTGGATGGTGTGGTGATTGCAGGCACTGGGGCGGGACGTTGTTCGCCTGCGGAGGAGCAAGCCGTGGCCAAAATCCGTGCTCGTGGGATTCCCGTGGTCATGAGCTCACGGGTGGGCGCTGGTGCGGTGCTGCCAATTGAATGTTACCGCGACTTGGATTTACTGACTTTGGGTGATTTACCCCCGCAAAAAGCTCGAATCTGGTTGTTATTACACCTGCTCAGCCAAGCGCAAGCCGCTTAA
- a CDS encoding SUMF1/EgtB/PvdO family nonheme iron enzyme codes for MNYKSWLNLTALTAALSLASLAQAEITWNEKYYNPAPLADDVILPMPCGGAMAFRQVFIPSSNPMDDHAIRLGQDSEEWGYVEHTRPAFIAGSFSEKNQQSRYYLIGKYEVSQLQSSALQAGECVKPSNKLRLPAVDMSWMSAMGIADQYNLWLREHAANALPKEDGVMGFVRLPTEVEWEFAARGGLEVASADFRDNRYPMPEGMNNYEWFAGAQSANGKLQLSGLLQANPLGLHDMLGNASEMMFESFRLNKLDRNHGQAGGYIVRGGNFLSQQDAITSTNRREEAYYSETGEQSNKATGFRLVLTAPILTSRERVANIGESWKQLGSGSALDGSENTTSELVKIAAAVEDKALKEQLKDIENQLRASNQQQEEARNQAIRASLNLGAFLCTKMLDDGQYLEFLENNYSMSCMNEEPASTCPARKAKLIEQQERLEKLGSYYASSLIDAANLYGQPAIKAQVPVMNELIERNKRLKELKPYLDTHWENQQFYFNTQQIKTSQWLNNCKAVR; via the coding sequence GTGAACTATAAATCTTGGCTGAACTTAACTGCACTGACTGCGGCATTGTCCCTGGCATCATTGGCGCAAGCAGAAATCACTTGGAATGAGAAATATTACAATCCAGCGCCTTTAGCGGATGATGTGATTTTACCGATGCCCTGTGGCGGTGCCATGGCCTTTCGCCAAGTGTTTATTCCCTCGAGCAACCCCATGGATGACCACGCGATTCGCTTAGGGCAAGACAGCGAGGAGTGGGGCTATGTTGAGCACACCCGGCCGGCTTTTATTGCCGGTAGCTTTTCCGAAAAAAACCAACAATCGCGTTATTACTTAATTGGCAAATATGAAGTGAGCCAGTTGCAGTCCAGTGCGCTACAAGCTGGTGAGTGCGTCAAACCCTCGAATAAACTGCGGTTACCCGCCGTCGATATGAGCTGGATGAGCGCCATGGGCATCGCTGATCAGTACAACCTTTGGTTGCGTGAACATGCCGCGAACGCACTGCCTAAAGAAGACGGCGTGATGGGTTTTGTGCGCCTGCCCACTGAAGTGGAATGGGAGTTTGCTGCGCGCGGTGGTCTAGAAGTGGCCAGCGCCGACTTTCGTGATAACCGTTACCCCATGCCGGAGGGGATGAATAACTACGAGTGGTTTGCTGGCGCGCAATCGGCCAATGGCAAGCTGCAACTCAGTGGTTTATTACAGGCTAACCCGTTGGGCCTGCACGATATGCTGGGCAATGCCTCAGAAATGATGTTTGAATCCTTTCGCCTTAATAAACTCGACCGCAACCACGGGCAAGCCGGTGGCTATATTGTCCGCGGCGGTAACTTTCTCAGCCAGCAAGATGCCATTACCAGCACCAATCGCCGTGAAGAAGCCTATTACTCAGAGACGGGCGAGCAAAGCAATAAGGCCACTGGTTTTCGTTTAGTGCTGACGGCACCGATTCTCACCTCCCGCGAACGCGTAGCCAATATTGGCGAAAGCTGGAAACAGCTGGGCAGTGGCAGTGCGCTGGATGGCAGTGAAAACACCACCTCAGAGCTGGTTAAAATTGCTGCCGCTGTTGAAGACAAGGCACTGAAAGAGCAACTCAAAGACATTGAAAACCAGCTGCGGGCCAGCAATCAGCAGCAAGAAGAGGCGCGTAATCAAGCCATTCGTGCCAGCCTGAATCTGGGGGCCTTCTTGTGTACGAAAATGCTCGATGATGGCCAGTATCTGGAGTTTCTGGAAAACAATTACAGCATGAGCTGTATGAACGAAGAACCTGCCAGTACCTGTCCAGCGCGTAAAGCCAAGCTGATTGAACAGCAAGAACGCTTAGAAAAACTGGGCAGCTATTATGCCAGCAGTCTGATTGATGCAGCCAACCTCTATGGGCAGCCTGCGATCAAGGCGCAAGTGCCTGTGATGAACGAGCTGATTGAGCGCAATAAAAGACTCAAAGAGCTCAAGCCCTACCTGGACACGCACTGGGAGAACCAACAGTTTTACTTCAACACCCAACAAATAAAAACCAGCCAATGGCTTAATAACTGCAAAGCAGTTCGTTAA
- a CDS encoding ABC transporter permease — protein sequence MRSPTISFSLLLRLAVFDLWHDRKVSFCIAASLVAVIAPLLLLFGLKHGVVNQLQAELLSDPRNLEIKMLASGNYSADWIEQLQQRPGVGFAIGQTRSLNTQADLIVDNRNFVENAEIVPTAANDPLLNTAMSDLQAGQTILSHSAAQRLNAKAGDRVRMRALRKLDQVNERGELELEVVAVLDAARFSRPAAFVNLPLLVALEQFRDGVKLPEFGLTTGIERHQQPLTFSKVRLYAHSVDDVAPLSDWLAQQRIESSSRLAEIDSVKAINRVLTLIFAVIAITALVGCVASLVGAFLANIDRKRKDLAVLRLLGFTHIAVAMYVIIQALVITVLAYIVGLGLYAIASELFNQLLVGNQSTSNFSCEISFMHAVYALVFALLIAVVVSCIGALRAIGIEPAESLREL from the coding sequence TTGCGCTCGCCAACCATTAGTTTTTCGCTATTACTGCGCCTTGCGGTTTTTGACCTTTGGCATGACCGCAAGGTGTCTTTTTGTATTGCGGCGTCCTTGGTTGCGGTGATTGCGCCGTTGCTATTGTTGTTTGGCTTAAAGCACGGTGTGGTCAATCAGCTGCAAGCAGAGCTGCTCAGCGATCCGCGCAACCTTGAAATTAAAATGCTCGCCAGCGGCAATTATAGCGCGGACTGGATTGAACAATTGCAACAGCGGCCCGGTGTCGGTTTTGCCATTGGCCAAACGCGCTCACTGAACACGCAAGCCGACTTGATTGTTGATAATCGCAATTTTGTCGAAAACGCAGAAATTGTGCCGACCGCCGCCAATGATCCCCTGTTAAATACAGCCATGAGTGATCTGCAGGCAGGGCAAACAATTTTAAGCCACAGTGCTGCCCAGCGTTTAAATGCTAAAGCCGGCGATCGCGTGCGGATGCGTGCCTTGCGCAAGCTGGATCAAGTCAATGAACGTGGCGAGCTGGAGTTAGAGGTGGTTGCGGTGTTGGATGCCGCACGTTTCTCACGCCCTGCAGCCTTTGTGAACTTACCGCTATTGGTGGCTTTAGAGCAGTTTCGAGACGGGGTTAAACTGCCTGAGTTTGGTTTAACAACCGGGATTGAGCGCCACCAGCAACCGCTTACTTTCTCTAAAGTGCGGCTCTATGCACACAGCGTCGATGATGTGGCTCCCTTGAGTGATTGGCTGGCGCAGCAGCGCATTGAAAGCAGCAGTCGCTTGGCCGAAATTGACAGTGTTAAAGCCATTAATCGCGTGCTGACCCTGATTTTTGCCGTGATTGCCATTACCGCATTAGTGGGTTGTGTGGCTTCTTTAGTGGGGGCTTTTTTAGCCAATATAGACCGCAAGCGCAAAGATCTGGCTGTGCTTAGGCTGTTGGGCTTTACCCATATTGCCGTGGCAATGTATGTGATTATCCAAGCCTTGGTGATTACCGTCTTGGCCTACATTGTTGGGCTGGGCTTGTACGCCATTGCCAGTGAATTATTCAATCAGTTATTAGTCGGTAACCAAAGCACCAGTAACTTCAGCTGTGAAATCAGCTTTATGCACGCTGTGTACGCCTTAGTCTTTGCTTTACTGATTGCTGTGGTTGTGTCGTGTATTGGTGCATTACGCGCTATTGGAATTGAACCTGCGGAGAGTTTACGTGAACTATAA
- a CDS encoding ABC transporter ATP-binding protein, protein MLSVQGLKITRGSGSQQHSVHLPQLELAAGQVLAVTGESGCGKSTLLEALGLLLKPQQVDIFQLGQPSIDIVELQLKQNETQLARIRAQRLGFVLQSGGLLPYLNVRDNIQLSRRILGLPADSERLQQAIATLRLEHLLNKLPQALSIGERQRVACLRAIAHEPQLLLADEPTAALDPHSARRLFDVFLEMVSALQLSALVVSHDWALVQEFNLPILQAHSEPGVTTFALANH, encoded by the coding sequence ATGCTTAGTGTGCAGGGATTGAAAATAACCCGAGGGAGCGGCAGTCAGCAACACAGTGTGCACTTACCGCAGCTTGAACTCGCCGCTGGTCAAGTGCTGGCGGTGACCGGGGAAAGTGGTTGCGGAAAAAGCACTTTGCTCGAAGCACTGGGTTTACTGCTAAAACCGCAGCAGGTGGATATCTTTCAGTTGGGGCAGCCCTCGATTGATATTGTCGAGCTGCAGCTTAAGCAAAATGAAACCCAGCTGGCGCGTATTCGTGCCCAACGTTTGGGCTTTGTGTTGCAAAGCGGTGGCTTATTACCCTATCTCAATGTGCGCGATAACATTCAGTTATCCCGGCGGATTTTAGGCTTGCCAGCAGACAGTGAGCGTTTGCAGCAGGCCATCGCCACCCTTAGGCTTGAGCATCTTTTGAATAAGTTACCGCAAGCGTTATCCATTGGTGAGCGTCAGCGGGTGGCGTGTTTGCGCGCCATTGCCCATGAGCCACAGTTACTCTTGGCTGATGAGCCTACAGCGGCATTGGATCCGCACAGTGCCAGACGTTTATTTGATGTGTTTCTAGAAATGGTCAGTGCTTTGCAGCTCAGCGCCTTGGTGGTGTCCCATGACTGGGCGCTGGTGCAAGAATTTAATTTACCGATTTTGCAAGCTCACAGTGAGCCAGGAGTGACGACTTTTGCGCTCGCCAACCATTAG
- a CDS encoding vWA domain-containing protein has product MAVSALTVLTFSTAVLAADKPLLQEGKKTLYQRVLTQPGCTLAKQMGQLQGTEQATFSRFYVYERDNSSGSEWLKVGPDSYGNTVGWLPANCVVDWKMQLTLAFTNPANRDPLLFFKDRQSLEDILDSEDPASAVEPLRAALQAKQTADNVLAQEPALFVDIQKEFYLLPILSGEEVMTEEGFRTRVLNVASVTEKDSSNDLSAADTSKQLKEFSAAVVFVIDSTISMQPYIERTRQAVKDIYQRVEAENLGKQVKFGLISFRSSLKDRPGLEYLTKMYVDPNDVQSGDDFLNKIKDLNQAKVSTAYWYEDPYAGVMHALDNVNWNEFGARYIVLITDASAMEGDDVLSSTGLGAEQVRIEASKPGVAIYTLHLKTPQGKHDHARAQNQYQTLSTYSGTNTSLYYSVDAGDVNQFGRKVDALANAITNQVKAAYLGDEAVGSATYAQTAEEEQLLKDAQLIGHAMELKYLGSKTGATAPSEFNAWVSDRDLVKQNIPTTDVRVLLTKAQLSDLSDIMREILNAANEGLISPSEMFNRLRSVAATMGTDPNQLQQKDSTKLAELGVMGEYLEDLPYQSEVLNLDEETWKGWDGLAQEKFIRNVSTKLRHYQRYNADVDRWVKLTATADAREDVYPVPLEMMP; this is encoded by the coding sequence ATGGCTGTTAGCGCACTGACGGTGCTGACATTCAGCACCGCGGTCTTAGCCGCAGATAAACCCCTGTTGCAAGAAGGCAAAAAAACACTGTATCAGCGCGTCTTAACTCAGCCGGGCTGTACCTTGGCCAAGCAAATGGGGCAGCTGCAGGGCACTGAACAGGCGACCTTTAGTCGTTTTTATGTTTATGAGCGAGATAACAGCAGTGGCAGCGAGTGGCTAAAAGTTGGCCCAGACAGCTATGGCAATACCGTTGGCTGGTTACCTGCTAACTGCGTAGTGGATTGGAAAATGCAGCTCACCTTAGCCTTTACCAATCCGGCGAACCGTGATCCTTTGTTGTTTTTTAAAGACCGGCAAAGCTTAGAAGATATTTTAGATAGCGAAGACCCAGCCAGTGCCGTTGAGCCATTGCGCGCAGCCTTGCAAGCCAAGCAAACTGCAGACAATGTGCTGGCGCAAGAGCCGGCACTCTTTGTCGATATTCAAAAGGAGTTTTACCTTCTCCCCATTTTAAGTGGCGAAGAGGTGATGACCGAGGAAGGCTTTCGCACCCGCGTGCTCAATGTTGCCTCAGTCACAGAAAAAGATAGCAGCAACGATTTGAGCGCAGCAGATACCAGCAAGCAGCTCAAAGAGTTTAGTGCGGCGGTGGTGTTTGTGATTGACTCCACCATCTCCATGCAACCCTACATTGAGCGTACCCGTCAGGCGGTGAAAGATATTTATCAGCGGGTTGAAGCGGAAAATCTAGGCAAACAAGTTAAGTTTGGATTGATCTCATTTCGCAGCAGCTTGAAAGACCGCCCGGGCTTGGAGTATCTAACCAAGATGTATGTCGATCCTAACGATGTACAAAGTGGCGATGACTTCTTAAATAAAATCAAAGACCTCAATCAAGCTAAAGTCTCAACAGCATATTGGTATGAAGACCCCTATGCAGGGGTGATGCATGCGCTGGATAACGTCAACTGGAATGAGTTTGGCGCGCGCTATATCGTCTTGATTACCGATGCCAGTGCGATGGAAGGCGATGATGTTTTAAGCTCCACCGGCTTAGGTGCAGAGCAGGTGCGCATTGAAGCCAGTAAACCCGGCGTGGCCATTTACACACTGCACTTGAAAACGCCGCAGGGTAAACATGACCACGCCCGTGCGCAAAACCAGTATCAAACCCTGTCAACCTACAGTGGCACCAATACTTCGCTGTATTACTCGGTTGATGCCGGTGATGTGAATCAGTTTGGCCGCAAAGTGGATGCTTTAGCGAATGCGATTACCAACCAAGTCAAAGCAGCGTACTTGGGTGATGAGGCGGTGGGCAGCGCAACCTATGCACAAACTGCAGAAGAAGAGCAGTTGCTCAAAGATGCTCAGTTGATTGGTCACGCCATGGAGCTGAAATACTTAGGCAGTAAAACCGGCGCGACCGCACCGTCTGAGTTTAATGCTTGGGTCAGTGACCGCGACTTGGTGAAGCAGAATATCCCCACCACAGATGTGCGGGTATTACTGACCAAAGCTCAGCTGAGCGACCTCAGTGACATTATGCGCGAGATCCTAAATGCGGCCAATGAAGGTTTAATTTCCCCGTCAGAAATGTTCAACCGCTTGCGTTCAGTGGCAGCCACCATGGGCACCGACCCCAACCAGTTGCAACAAAAAGACAGCACCAAGCTGGCTGAGCTGGGAGTGATGGGGGAGTACTTAGAAGACTTACCTTACCAAAGTGAAGTGCTTAATCTTGATGAAGAAACTTGGAAAGGCTGGGATGGTTTAGCCCAAGAGAAGTTTATTCGCAATGTCAGCACCAAGCTGCGCCACTACCAGCGCTACAACGCCGATGTTGATCGCTGGGTAAAACTTACGGCAACTGCTGATGCCCGTGAAGATGTGTACCCAGTACCGCTGGAGATGATGCCTTAA